In Tiliqua scincoides isolate rTilSci1 chromosome 1, rTilSci1.hap2, whole genome shotgun sequence, the following are encoded in one genomic region:
- the EXD2 gene encoding exonuclease 3'-5' domain-containing protein 2 translates to MPRQTTVTVVVTTLLGVAVGGLVFWRVIRRWKNKSSVAHNQAGATKEKEQNDHSEEKFLSFVSPPTIPWLEKILGAEVVIISEASKWNEVEPLLKKELERGPVLGIDCEWVSVDGKKSKPVSLLQMATSSGLCVLLRLPRLTGGGQILPKTLLDVLADGSILKVGVGCWEDACKLLHDYGLAVKGSVDLRYLAMRQSKTLPQNGLSLKSLAERILNCPLDKSLHLCCSNWEAEKLSQEQIAYAARDAQVSVALFLHLLKVPFLSQGSENTLPSWDKVLKKCQGLVDVPFKGRNSSSLGNYEQTEGDQQQKTPTLKSPTHGQSPVNQQAKDPRKHKRKPLGVGYSARKSPLYDNCFLHAPDGQPLCTCDRKKAQWYLDKGIGELMSTEPFIVKLRFEPSGRPESQVDYYLTVKENLCVVCGKRESYIRKNIVPHEYRRHFPVQMKDHNSHDVLLLCTSCHAISNYYDNHLKQQLAEEFGAPIGCEEGVRLLEDPVRRQVRSSARALLNADSLPDARREELLKVIKDYFETVTVSPEMLQEAAGLETRISNESYMPHGLKVVQCFGKGGLSSLMQLERRWRQHFLDVMQPKHLPKQWSVDHNHEKLIQKYGEDLQVELS, encoded by the exons ATGCCCAGACAAACAACAGTCACTGTTGTTGTGACCACCCTATTGGGTGTTGCAGTTGGAGGTCTGGTCTTTTGGAGAGTCATCCGCCGTTGGAAAAACAAAAGTTCTGTTGCACATAACCAAGCAGGAGCTACAaaggaaaaagaacagaatgaccATTCAGAGGAGAAATTTCTTTCCTTCGTCTCACCTCCCACAATCCCCTGGTTGGAAAAGATTCTTGGTGCGGAAGTAGTGATCATATCGGAGGCAAGCAAATGGAATGAAGTGGAACCCTTGCTAAAGAAGGAGTTGGAACGTGGTCCAGTCCTTGGAATTGACTGTGAGTGG GTCTCAGTAGACGGGAAGAAGTCCAAGCCTGTTTCTCTCTTGCAAATGGCCACCTCAAGTGGCCTTTGCGTTCTTCTTCGCTTACCCAGGCTGACTGGCGGGGGACAGATTCTTCCAAAGACTCTGCTAGATGTTCTTGCAGATGGAAGCATTCTAAAAGTTGGGGTTGGCTGTTGGGAGGATGCCTGCAAATTACTTCATGACTATGGCTTAGCAGTCAAAGGCAGCGTGGACCTCCGGTATTTGGCTATGAGACAGAG TAAGACTCTTCCTCAAAACGGGCTCAGCCTAAAATCTCTGGCTGAGAGGATCCTGAATTGCCCACTTGATAAGTCTCTTCACCTGTGCTGCAGCAATTGGGAGGCAGAAAAACTGTCCCAGGAACag ATTGCATATGCTGCCagggatgcccaggtgtcagtAGCTTTATTCCTCCATCTGCTGAAAGTGCCCTTCCTCTCTCAGGGAAGTGAAAATACTCTTCCCAGTTGGGACAAAGTCCTGAAGAAGTGTCAGGGCTTGGTGGATGTGCCTTTCAAAGGCAGAAACAGTAGTAGCCTTGGAAATTATGAGCAGACAGAAGGAGACCAACAGCAAAAAACCCCAACTCTGAAGTCGCCAACTCATGGACAGTCCCCAGTCAACCAGCAAGCGAAGGATCCTCGGAAGCACAAGCGAAAGCCCCTGGGCGTTGGGTATTCTGCAAG GAAATCTCCTCtgtatgacaattgcttcttacATGCACCAGACGGCCAGCCTCTGTGCACTTGTGATCGCAAGAAGGCTCAGTGGTACCTTGACAAGGGCATTGGAG AGTTGATGAGCACAGAACCATTTATCGTGAAGCTGCGGTTTGAACCTTCAGGGCGCCCTGAATCTCAGGTGGATTATTACTTGACAGTCAAAGAGAACCTGTGTGTTGTGTGTGGCAAAAGAGAGTCTTATATTCG AAAGAACATAGTGCCTCATGAGTACCGGAGACACTTCCCTGTCCAGATGAAGGACCACAACTCTCATGATGTGctcctcctctgcacttcctgtcATGCTATCTCAAATTACTATGACAACCATCTCAAGCAGCAGCTGGCTGAGGAGTTTGGTGCTCCCATTGGCTGTGAGGAGGGCGTCCGCCTGCTTGAAGATCCTGTCCGCAGGCAAGTCCGCTCCAGCGCGAGGGCTCTCTTGAATGCAGATAGCCTGCCTGATGCCAGGAGAGAGGAGCTCTTGAAGGTGATCAAGGACTACTTTGAAACTGTGACGGTTTCCCCAGAGATGCTGCAGGAAGCAGCTGGTTTAGAAACCAG GATTTCTAATGAGAGCTACATGCCACATGGCCTGAAAGTGGTGCAGTGTTTTGGCAAAGGAGGCCTCAGTTCCCTCATGCAGCTGGAGAGACGCTGGCGCCAGCACTTCTTGGATGTGATGCAGCCCAAGCATCTCCCAAAGCAGTGGTCTGTGGATCACAATCATGAGAAGCTGATCCAGAAATATGGGGAGGATCTCCAGGTTGAGCTCTCTTGA